From Hylaeus volcanicus isolate JK05 chromosome 2, UHH_iyHylVolc1.0_haploid, whole genome shotgun sequence, the proteins below share one genomic window:
- the LOC128872453 gene encoding proton-coupled amino acid transporter-like protein pathetic — translation MDNKTPTELDTFLPTDGSNVKDGVLTKYKVQVAPRDVEAQGDGKTFDPFSERKVDNPTTDCDTLTHLLKASLGTGILSMPIAFKNAGLLLGVFATILVAFVCTHCAYILVKCAHVLYHKTHRTQMSFADIAEEAFATGPEWGRKFSKPIRYLIQISLFTTYFGTCSVYTVIVAMNFNQIIDHYNDPEAGPFSIRLMTACLLIPMILLSWIPNLKYLAPISMVANIFMGTGLGITFYYLVMDIPPITSVPLFASIEDFPRFFSITIFAMEAIGVVMPLENNMKTPQHFVGICGVLNKGMSGVTLIYILLGFLGYVKYQDQTLDSITLNLPTEEIPAQVVKILIALAVYCTFGLQFYVCLDIAWDGIKDRFQKKPMLANYVLRTVMVSGAVLLAVIVPTIEPFIGLIGAFCFSILGLLIPVFIETVTYWDVGFGPGNWVALKNIVICIIGLMALVFGSRSALIQIVDMYR, via the exons ATG gaTAACAAGACACCGACGGAATTGGACACTTTCCTGCCCACGGACGGGTCTAACGTGAAAGATGGCGTACTGACCAA ATACAAAGTACAAGTCGCTCCACGAGATGTAGAAGCTCAAGGAGATGGGAAAACTTTCGATCCATTCAGTGAACGAAAAGTTGATAATCCAACGAC GGACTGTGACACATTAACGCATTTACTGAAAGCTTCGCTTGGAACGGGTATATTGTCCATGCCAATCGCTTTCAAGAATGCCGGCCTCCTCCTTGGCGTATTTGCTACGATCCTTGTAGCGTTTGTCTGCACGCACTGTGCATACATTTTG GTAAAATGTGCGCACGTTCTTTATCACAAAACGCACCGCACGCAAATGAGCTTCGCCGATATAGCGGAAGAAGCGTTTGCTACGGGACCAGAATGGGGAAGAAAATTCTCAAAGCCGATTAG GTATCTCATAcaaattagtttatttacaACGTACTTCGGCACCTGCAGCGTGTACACGGTAATCGTTGCGATGAACTTCAACCAAATCATCGACCATTACAACGATCCCGAAGCCGGTCCGTTCAGTATCAGGTTAATGACAGCCTGTTTGCTGATCCCAATGATATTACTCAGTTGGATTCCCAACTTGAAATACCTCGCGCCTATTTCTATGGTGGCCAATATATTCATGGGAACAGGCTTAGGAATAACTTTCTATTATTTAGTCATGGATATACCACCCATCACGTCTGTGCCTTTATTCGCGTCTATCGAGGACTTTCCGCGATTCTTCAGCATTACTATTTTTGCCATGGAGGCGATAG gtgtTGTAATGCCGCTGGAAAATAACATGAAAACGCCGCAACACTTTGTCGGGATTTGCGGTGTTCTCAATAAAGGAATGTCTGGAGTCACCcttatatacattttacttGGATTTTTGGGTTACGTAAAATACCAAGACCAAACGTTGGACAGTATCACGTTGAACTTGCCGACGGAAGAAAT ACCCGCCCAAGTTGTGAAGATTTTGATAGCTCTCGCAGTTTATTGTACATTCGGTTTACAATTCTATGTTTGTCTCGATATCGCGTGGGACGGTATAAAGGATAGATTCCAGAAGAAACCTATGCTAGCAAATTATGTTTTGAGAACTGTTATGGTCAGTGGCGCAG TTCTCTTGGCTGTGATTGTACCGACTATCGAACCTTTCATTGGATTGATCGGTGCATTTTGCTTCTCCATCTTAGGGCTGTTAATTCCTGTGTTCATCGAAACCGTAACTTACTGGGACGTCGGTTTCGGCCCAGGCAATTGGGTAGCGTTAAAGAACATCGTCATATGTATCATTGGTCTCATGGCTTTAGTATTTGGCTCTCGTAGCGCTCTAATACAAATTGTGGACATGTACAGATAG
- the LOC128872455 gene encoding DNA-directed RNA polymerases I, II, and III subunit RPABC5, with protein sequence MIIPVRCFTCGKVIGNKWEAYLGLLQAEYTEGDALDALGLKRYCCRRMLLGHVDLIEKLLNYAPLEK encoded by the exons ATGATCATACCTGTACGATGTTTTACATGCGGGAAAGTGATCGGTAATAAATGGGAAGCTTATCTTGGATTACTACAAGCAGAATATACGGAAGg AGATGCTCTCGACGCATTGGGATTAAAACGATATTGCTGTCGCAGAATGCTTCTTGGACACGTGGATTTGATTGAGAAACTTTTGAATTATGCaccattagaaaaataa
- the LOC128872452 gene encoding PAN2-PAN3 deadenylation complex subunit PAN3: MDPSMFVAYTPQTNGVPLESKLATYMNRQSPGVTLSTTAVTKHLSNLSLDSQKKVTASPEFVPGRSLTSSNSSSPNLFNNSYHSQENVGGTTYFYLGNAATDTVGAEDGTETIANVGAGQVGFVYPGTPAHLQPVKPAKPPSSNSSSAPSTPPPQATPSFFVSESLRMDILQKNALTLAQPDIVRFPDLPNEVDNYHELCPLEPIHKPASTMLGYQTSTYKATSIKSGTRYCLRRIHDFRLANTKCMVLVDMWKRLSHTNLVQLREVFTTKAFGDHSMVFVYDYHPGSETLLNKHFSATKLNGYTDPFSSDPNAPRPYSHTKNTILRQQHSSMLPESVIWSYIIQLTAALRVIHAAGLAYRCLDPTKVLLTSRTRLRLSCVAIPDVVTFDGNAANPLSLIPHYQQEDLIALGKLVLALACRSLLAVHRDNMQASLELVARSYSTDLRNLILYLLSNQARRSVTDLMPMIGARFYTQLDAALLRSDVLENELAKELENGRLFKLLVKLATINERPELNMEPTWAETGDRYMLKLFRDYVFHQVAADGRPWLDMAHVVSCLNKLDSGSQDKICLMSRDEQSVLVVSYAELRQCLETSFGELVQSAKDAV, encoded by the exons ATGGACCCATCAATGTTTGTTGCATACACCCCTCAAACAAACGGCGTTCCACTGGAGTCCAAGCTTGCTACCTACATG AATCGTCAAAGCCCAGGGGTAACTCTAAGTACCACCGCCgttacaaaacatttgtcgaaCCTTTCTCTGGATTCGCAAAAAAAGGTAACTGCCAGTCCAGAATTTGTACCTGGAAGGAGTCTAACTAGTAGCAACAGCAGTTCTCCAAAtcttttcaataattcttaCCATTCGCAAGAGAATGTGGGCGGTACTACTTATTTTTACCTTGGGAATGCTGCGACCGATACTGTTGGAGCCGAGGACGGAACTGAAACT ATCGCAAATGTGGGAGCAGGTCAGGTAGGCTTTGTCTATCCAGGTACACCTGCGCATCTTCAGCCAGTGAAACCGGCGAAACCTCCGTCATCCAATAGCTCTTCTGCTCCTTCGACTCCACCGCCTCAAGCAACGCCTAGCTTCTTTGTCAGTGAAAGTTTACGAATGGACATTCTTCAGAAAAATGCGTTAACGTTAGCACAACCCGATATAGTACGATTTCCCGACTTACCGAACGAGGTAGATAATTATCATGAGCTGTGCCCGCTAGAACCAATCCATAAACCTGCCTCGACAATGCTTGGATATCAGACATCAACGTACAAAGCTACCAGCATTAAAAGTGGTACGCGTTATTGTTTACGTCGTATACATG ATTTCAGACTTGCCAATACGAAATGTATGGTGCTGGTGGATATGTGGAAGCGATTATCGCATACCAACTTAGTGCAGTTACGAGAAGTTTTCACCACCAAGGCCTTTGGTGACCATT CCATGGTATTCGTTTACGACTATCATCCTGGTTCGGAGACGTTATTAAATAAGCATTTCTCAGCTACTAAATTGAATGGATACACGGATCCATTTTCCTCGGACCCTAATGCTCCCAGACCTTATAGTCATACTAAAAATACCATTTTGAGACAGCAACATAGCAGTATGTTACCAGAAAGTGTCATATGGAGCTACATAATCCAACTCACCGCTGCTCTTCGCGTCATACATGCTGCTG GTTTGGCATACAGATGTTTAGATCCTACGAAAGTGTTGCTGACGTCGCGTACAAGACTTCGTTTGAGTTGCGTGGCTATACCGGACGTGGTTACGTTCGATGGAAATGCAGCAAATCCACTTTCGCTCATACCACATTATCAACAGGAAGATTTAATCGCCCTAGGAAAATTGGTGTTGGCTTTAGCATGTCGCAGCCTCCTTGCCGTCCATCGCGACAATATGCAAGCCTCCCTCGAGCTCGTCGCCCGCTCTTACTCCACGGATCTTCGAAATCTCATTCT gtATTTACTTTCTAATCAAGCACGAAGAAGTGTAACCGATCTCATGCCAATGATAGGAGCGCGATTTTATACACAGTTAGACGCGGCTCTACTTCGATCAGACGTGCTGGAGAATGAACTTGCCAAGGAGCTGGAGAATGGACGATTATTTAAGTTACTTGTAAAATTGGCTACCATTAACGAAAGACCTGAACTTAATATGGAACCCACGTGGGCAGAGACGGGTGACCGATACATGCTCAAATTGTTTAGGGATTACGTTTTTCATCAGGTTGCAGCGGATGGGAGACCATGGTTGGATATGGCACACGTTGTATCTTGTTTAAATAAGTTGGATTCAGGTTCTCAGGATAAG ATATGTTTGATGTCACGAGACGAACAAAGTGTGTTAGTAGTAAGTTACGCAGAATTACGGCAATGCTTGGAAACCTCATTTGGAGAACTGGTACAATCTGCAAAAGATGCTGTCTAG